A region of uncultured Anaeromusa sp. DNA encodes the following proteins:
- a CDS encoding STAS domain-containing protein: protein MEHTLTTNGNQAILTLTGKLYVHDAGIIRDEMIEKIETGHYHILMNLAGVTYIDSSGLGVLVTLHKMTQEKNGSLSLVGVQGMVKELLQRTRLDKVLHLEG, encoded by the coding sequence ATGGAACACACCTTAACAACTAACGGCAATCAAGCAATTCTAACGTTAACCGGCAAACTATACGTACATGACGCCGGTATTATTCGCGATGAAATGATCGAAAAAATCGAAACCGGCCACTATCATATTCTCATGAATCTTGCCGGCGTAACCTATATCGACAGCTCCGGCCTGGGCGTGCTTGTCACCCTTCACAAAATGACCCAGGAAAAGAATGGCTCTCTTTCCCTTGTAGGAGTACAAGGCATGGTCAAGGAGCTGCTGCAGCGGACTCGCCTTGATAAGGTGCTTCATTTAGAAGGCTAA
- a CDS encoding methyl-accepting chemotaxis protein: MNRFPLVAQIIGIIVLIVALMTGVVSYTYYHLRSVGAEAQQVIETDAMDMVSAKDAHTQFTRALLDMRGFLTYVDGMDTYEKGYRANIQTSYQIMTDYTAKVQNPALQSKGAEVQKLIGDYLKLGDQVIAAKRSNAANMTQLTTQGRNLVAAIDKGFVDLSEVQKKELLTQTAAMKSDVQSRSNNALLVTVVILLFSLALGAWYSRLLATPVKELQRLMAEASKGNLTIRSSNQAADEIGQLSQAFNTMIEGQLRIVKDVSTSAVELSAASEELAASSEQVSSASNSIANDIQRVASSMSDAAKTSTETSQVLVELSSLIQIAKDKAHSASGKSEVTMSVAKDGKDTINNAMQSMNTIHTKTIEAERVITLLNDYSQQIGSINETITGIAKQTNLLALNAAIEAARAGESGRGFAVVAEEVRKLAEQSNTEADNISHLIAKITDNTQNAVFAMKESLQEVESGVTAVTAAERSLEHIMTAVTETVEDVDGIAKITNAEIASSDKIIQLIENVANDIESTERETQSVAAAIQEVTATVETIAATSEETSAMAQSLQNDIVVFQI, translated from the coding sequence ATGAATCGTTTTCCTCTCGTAGCGCAAATTATCGGCATCATCGTTTTAATTGTAGCGTTGATGACCGGCGTTGTGAGCTACACTTACTATCATCTCCGTTCTGTTGGCGCAGAAGCGCAGCAGGTCATCGAAACCGACGCTATGGACATGGTGTCCGCCAAAGACGCCCATACCCAATTTACCAGGGCCCTGCTGGACATGCGCGGCTTTTTGACGTATGTAGACGGCATGGATACCTACGAAAAAGGCTATCGTGCCAACATCCAGACAAGCTATCAAATCATGACCGACTACACCGCGAAGGTGCAGAATCCGGCTCTGCAAAGCAAAGGCGCGGAGGTACAAAAGCTGATTGGCGATTATCTCAAGCTAGGCGATCAAGTTATTGCCGCCAAGCGCAGCAACGCAGCTAATATGACACAGCTGACAACGCAAGGACGAAATCTTGTAGCCGCCATCGACAAAGGCTTTGTAGACTTGTCGGAGGTCCAAAAGAAAGAACTTCTAACCCAGACAGCCGCCATGAAGAGCGACGTCCAATCTCGCTCCAACAACGCGCTTTTAGTCACCGTTGTCATTCTTTTATTTTCCCTGGCTCTGGGCGCTTGGTACAGCCGTCTCTTAGCCACTCCCGTCAAAGAGCTGCAACGCTTGATGGCGGAAGCCAGCAAAGGCAATCTGACTATCCGCTCCTCTAACCAGGCAGCCGATGAAATCGGCCAGCTCAGCCAAGCTTTCAACACCATGATTGAAGGCCAGTTGCGCATTGTTAAAGATGTTTCGACCAGCGCTGTCGAGCTTTCCGCCGCCTCAGAAGAATTGGCGGCTTCGTCAGAACAAGTTTCCAGCGCCTCTAATAGCATCGCCAATGATATCCAGCGCGTAGCCTCCTCTATGAGCGACGCTGCCAAAACCAGTACAGAAACGTCCCAGGTACTTGTGGAATTGTCCTCGCTGATTCAAATCGCCAAAGATAAAGCGCATTCGGCCAGCGGCAAATCGGAGGTTACCATGTCTGTCGCTAAAGACGGCAAAGACACCATCAATAACGCCATGCAAAGCATGAACACCATTCATACCAAAACCATCGAGGCCGAGCGAGTCATTACGCTGCTCAATGATTACTCTCAGCAAATCGGCAGCATTAACGAAACCATCACCGGCATTGCCAAACAGACCAATCTGCTGGCGCTCAACGCCGCCATCGAAGCGGCCCGGGCCGGCGAATCTGGCCGCGGTTTCGCCGTTGTCGCCGAAGAAGTACGCAAGCTGGCGGAACAATCCAACACCGAGGCCGATAATATTTCCCATCTCATTGCCAAAATCACAGACAATACGCAAAACGCCGTTTTCGCTATGAAAGAAAGTTTGCAGGAAGTGGAATCCGGCGTTACCGCCGTAACGGCGGCGGAACGCTCTCTAGAACATATCATGACTGCAGTAACGGAAACCGTCGAAGACGTAGACGGCATTGCCAAAATCACCAATGCAGAAATTGCTTCGTCCGATAAAATCATTCAACTCATTGAAAACGTTGCTAATGATATCGAAAGCACAGAACGCGAGACGCAGTCTGTGGCCGCCGCGATCCAGGAAGTTACGGCCACTGTCGAAACCATTGCCGCCACTTCCGAAGAAACAAGCGCCATGGCCCAGAGTCTCCAGAACGACATTGTTGTTTTCCAGATTTAA
- a CDS encoding HD domain-containing phosphohydrolase translates to MLPYPISHKMLPDSILDGFPCPIIKIDRNFRLLYHNPAACRLHGPVPETTPAPHCYEWLKLSQRCPQCPVEQAFQNGQPSTNQKCSVTSDHRLIRIEQTAIPIFDSQGDIEYVLEIDLDTTPLMTLQWDYEVDFVQTMFAFAELIEKRDIYTGRHSENTRAVALKLGTALGLDTTQLDDLSTLSLLHDIGKVGIPETILLKKGPLTAEERQQIETHSQLGHDVLCKINRFQQIANSILCHHEWFNGQGYPNGIHGEAIPWLARIISVADVFEALTAERVYRPALPRVKALDIIRDGSGSQFDPQVVDALLQLNAESA, encoded by the coding sequence ATGCTCCCGTATCCTATATCACATAAGATGCTGCCTGACAGCATCTTAGATGGATTTCCCTGCCCCATTATTAAAATAGACCGTAATTTCCGCCTGCTGTATCACAACCCTGCCGCTTGCCGCTTGCACGGTCCTGTACCGGAAACGACGCCGGCGCCGCATTGTTATGAGTGGCTTAAGTTAAGCCAGCGCTGCCCGCAATGCCCTGTTGAGCAAGCGTTTCAAAACGGTCAGCCCTCCACGAATCAAAAGTGTTCTGTGACTTCCGACCACCGCTTGATTCGCATTGAACAGACCGCCATTCCTATTTTCGATTCCCAAGGCGATATTGAATATGTTTTAGAAATCGACCTGGATACCACGCCGTTAATGACACTCCAATGGGACTATGAAGTCGATTTCGTCCAAACCATGTTTGCTTTTGCCGAGTTAATTGAAAAACGAGACATCTACACAGGACGCCATTCGGAAAACACTCGTGCCGTAGCACTCAAACTAGGAACCGCCCTCGGGTTGGATACAACGCAATTAGATGATTTATCCACCCTCTCGCTGCTTCATGATATCGGCAAGGTCGGCATTCCTGAAACGATTCTGCTGAAAAAAGGCCCTCTTACCGCCGAAGAACGACAGCAAATCGAAACACACTCTCAACTGGGTCACGACGTACTTTGCAAAATCAACCGCTTTCAACAAATCGCCAATAGCATCCTCTGCCACCATGAATGGTTTAACGGCCAAGGCTATCCTAACGGCATACATGGAGAAGCTATTCCCTGGTTAGCGCGTATTATCAGCGTCGCTGACGTCTTTGAAGCTTTGACGGCAGAACGCGTTTACCGCCCGGCGCTTCCTCGCGTAAAAGCGCTGGATATCATCCGTGACGGCAGCGGCAGCCAATTCGATCCGCAAGTGGTTGACGCTTTGCTGCAGCTTAACGCAGAAAGCGCCTAG
- a CDS encoding DeoR/GlpR family DNA-binding transcription regulator, whose translation MNINRRKEILNLLHQSGSVKVSMLAERFAVNEVTIRRDLKYLAEKHGVTLTYGGAFIDKPSLTYPIAELTLAAKRRQQYEEKQLIARKAAALIENGDTIALNAGSTVEYILDYLPTPVQHLNVLTLSLGVAVKTSSLPQATLFLPGGKVRPESTEMCGSETERFLRQFNVDKVFFGAAAVHLKRGVTHPVPEEVTTNRLILDIAAKRYLVCDSSKFDGVSLQHIADLSFFDAIIADDKLPESYRTYCQINGITIL comes from the coding sequence ATGAACATCAACCGCCGCAAAGAAATCCTCAACCTTCTCCATCAAAGCGGCTCTGTCAAGGTATCCATGCTGGCAGAACGCTTTGCCGTCAATGAGGTCACCATTCGCCGGGATCTCAAGTACTTGGCGGAAAAACACGGTGTCACGCTCACGTACGGTGGCGCTTTTATCGACAAACCTTCCCTCACGTACCCTATCGCTGAGCTGACACTAGCGGCCAAACGTCGCCAACAGTACGAAGAAAAGCAACTTATTGCCCGCAAAGCGGCGGCGCTCATCGAAAATGGCGATACCATCGCCCTCAACGCCGGCAGTACGGTGGAATACATTCTAGATTACCTGCCGACACCGGTACAGCATCTCAATGTGCTAACCCTCTCTTTAGGAGTCGCCGTCAAGACTAGCTCTCTGCCACAAGCCACGCTGTTTCTTCCAGGCGGCAAGGTTCGTCCGGAATCCACGGAGATGTGCGGCAGCGAAACCGAACGGTTTCTGCGCCAATTTAACGTGGATAAGGTTTTTTTTGGCGCAGCGGCGGTCCATCTCAAACGCGGCGTCACCCATCCCGTACCAGAGGAAGTCACTACCAACCGTCTGATTTTGGATATTGCCGCCAAACGCTATTTGGTGTGCGACTCCAGCAAGTTTGACGGCGTCTCGCTACAGCATATTGCCGACCTATCTTTTTTCGACGCCATCATCGCCGACGATAAGCTGCCCGAAAGCTACCGCACTTACTGCCAAATCAACGGCATCACCATTCTATAA
- a CDS encoding peptide chain release factor 3, whose translation MTQALAAESKRRRTFAIISHPDAGKTTLTEKLLLYGGAIHLAGSVKSRKAQRHAVSDWMEIEKQRGISVTSSVMQFDYDGFRINILDTPGHQDFSEDTYRTLMAVDSAVMLIDVAKGVEPQTIKLFKVCRQRGIPIFTFINKLDRHGKHPMDLMEEIEKVLGIQSYPMNWPIGIEGDYKGVYNRRERQIELFQEDGTHGQWALPSSKGSVDDPAFTEVIGEETHRTLCEEIELLDTAGEAFDMERVQKGELTPIFFGSAMSNFGVQPFLEEFLRLAPEPAPRRSSDGVVQPTEEEFSAFVFKIQANMNPAHRDRLAFIRIVSGHFGRGMMVNHSRSGKPVKLSQPQQFLAQDRTIIEEAWPGDIVGLFDPGIFGIGDTLSANRSNDFAFADFPIFPPERFCRVQPKDTMKRKQFLKGITQLTQEGAVQLFQQDDSLAESYVVGAVGQLQFEVLEYRLKNEYGCTILMHSLPYEHARWLDAGSQDITTFKGIDRAMVVRDAKGRKVALFQSDWALRWSEDNNPKIGFLLSPPEL comes from the coding sequence ATGACACAAGCATTAGCCGCGGAGAGCAAACGGCGACGCACGTTCGCCATCATCTCTCACCCGGATGCCGGTAAAACAACCTTAACAGAAAAACTGCTTTTATACGGAGGCGCTATTCACTTGGCCGGTTCGGTTAAATCCCGCAAGGCCCAGCGTCACGCAGTATCGGACTGGATGGAAATTGAAAAGCAGCGCGGTATTTCCGTTACCTCCAGTGTTATGCAGTTTGACTACGACGGCTTCCGCATCAACATTCTCGATACTCCTGGTCACCAAGATTTCAGCGAAGATACTTACCGCACGCTGATGGCCGTAGACAGCGCCGTCATGCTCATCGACGTGGCTAAGGGCGTAGAGCCCCAAACCATCAAGCTCTTCAAGGTCTGCCGCCAGCGAGGCATTCCCATCTTTACCTTCATCAACAAGTTGGACCGCCATGGCAAGCACCCTATGGATTTAATGGAAGAAATCGAAAAAGTGCTAGGCATCCAAAGCTATCCCATGAACTGGCCCATTGGCATTGAAGGCGACTACAAAGGCGTCTATAACCGCCGCGAACGGCAGATTGAACTGTTCCAGGAAGACGGCACCCACGGTCAATGGGCGCTGCCGTCCAGCAAGGGCAGCGTTGACGATCCGGCCTTTACCGAAGTCATTGGCGAAGAAACGCATCGTACTCTCTGCGAGGAAATCGAGCTTTTAGATACCGCCGGCGAAGCCTTTGACATGGAACGCGTTCAAAAAGGCGAGCTGACCCCCATCTTCTTCGGCAGTGCCATGAGCAATTTCGGCGTGCAACCGTTTTTGGAAGAATTCTTGCGCCTAGCTCCCGAGCCCGCGCCGCGTCGTTCTTCCGACGGCGTCGTACAGCCTACGGAAGAGGAATTTTCCGCTTTTGTTTTCAAAATCCAGGCCAACATGAATCCCGCCCATCGGGATCGTCTGGCCTTTATCCGCATTGTTTCGGGCCATTTCGGCCGAGGTATGATGGTTAACCATTCCCGCAGCGGTAAACCGGTCAAGCTCTCCCAACCGCAGCAATTTTTAGCCCAAGATCGCACCATTATTGAAGAAGCCTGGCCAGGCGATATTGTCGGCCTCTTTGACCCGGGCATTTTCGGCATTGGCGATACCCTTTCCGCCAACCGCAGCAATGATTTTGCCTTTGCGGACTTCCCTATTTTTCCCCCGGAACGCTTTTGCCGTGTGCAGCCTAAAGACACCATGAAACGCAAACAATTCTTGAAGGGTATTACCCAGCTTACCCAAGAGGGCGCTGTACAGCTTTTCCAGCAAGATGACTCGCTAGCGGAAAGCTATGTAGTCGGAGCTGTCGGTCAACTGCAATTTGAGGTGCTGGAATATCGCCTCAAAAACGAATACGGCTGTACCATCTTGATGCATTCCCTGCCTTACGAGCACGCCCGCTGGCTTGACGCTGGCAGCCAGGATATCACCACCTTCAAAGGCATTGATCGGGCTATGGTCGTGCGTGACGCGAAAGGCCGCAAAGTAGCGCTGTTCCAAAGCGATTGGGCTCTGCGCTGGTCTGAAGACAATAATCCAAAAATCGGCTTTTTGTTGTCACCGCCGGAGCTGTAG
- a CDS encoding diguanylate cyclase: MLKKEQKSITLFTVFVLSGIWAGVIFFTYQESQAVKEAFSERRSLYYIAATVFSALLLSYAIYLIRSKKQALLLAEAKEEQEQLLRLYASKLPDPCFIIAEDGTYIDIIGPEDKLFIFTAEQAIGRNLGDFYPPREVQEVLEVIRHTIESGEPQVTEYTPQFPFGGTRCFEVRTSPIDRLVEEKRVAMMVVIDITSRKQALEHIQFMTDHDSVTGLLNRSRFEKELLRLTAPGLPTSLIVFDIHGLRSINNAFGYQAGNDLLLALAYVLKQVGGKHFILGRIGDDELAAILPESDAAALEAYRSAVLAQIELYNQLHPEPALSVLVGQAFSNGTTNPSLLLRTADEAILQQKQALLCRTQE, encoded by the coding sequence TTGTTAAAAAAAGAGCAGAAGTCCATCACCCTCTTTACCGTCTTTGTTCTGTCCGGCATTTGGGCCGGCGTCATCTTCTTTACATACCAGGAAAGTCAAGCTGTCAAAGAGGCCTTCTCGGAACGTCGTTCCCTTTATTACATAGCAGCCACTGTATTCAGCGCGCTGCTGCTTAGCTATGCCATTTACTTGATACGCAGCAAAAAACAGGCGTTGCTCTTGGCCGAAGCCAAGGAAGAACAAGAACAATTGCTACGGCTGTACGCCAGCAAACTTCCAGACCCGTGCTTCATTATTGCCGAAGATGGCACCTATATAGACATCATCGGCCCGGAGGACAAGCTATTCATTTTCACGGCGGAACAGGCCATCGGACGAAATTTAGGTGACTTTTACCCACCACGAGAAGTACAGGAGGTGTTGGAAGTCATCCGGCACACCATTGAAAGCGGCGAACCTCAAGTTACGGAATATACACCGCAGTTTCCCTTTGGCGGCACCCGCTGCTTCGAAGTACGCACGTCCCCCATTGATCGCCTGGTGGAAGAAAAAAGAGTGGCCATGATGGTAGTCATTGATATTACCAGCCGTAAACAGGCGTTGGAGCACATTCAGTTTATGACGGATCATGATTCCGTCACAGGCCTCTTAAACCGCAGCCGCTTTGAAAAAGAACTGCTGCGCCTTACCGCCCCTGGCTTGCCTACCAGTCTGATTGTCTTTGACATCCATGGTTTACGCAGCATCAATAATGCTTTCGGTTACCAAGCTGGCAACGATTTGCTGTTGGCGCTGGCGTATGTGCTCAAGCAAGTCGGCGGCAAACACTTTATCCTGGGACGCATCGGAGACGATGAACTGGCCGCCATTCTGCCGGAAAGCGACGCCGCTGCCTTGGAAGCGTACCGCAGCGCAGTACTGGCGCAAATTGAACTGTATAACCAGTTGCATCCGGAACCAGCCTTGTCAGTTCTTGTAGGGCAAGCCTTCTCCAACGGCACAACCAATCCCAGTTTGCTTTTGCGCACTGCCGACGAAGCCATCCTCCAACAAAAGCAGGCTTTGCTCTGTCGTACGCAAGAATGA